GAGTACCCGCTTCAACGCCTCATCAAAACTTTTGGTGCCGACCAAATCGACAACCTGTTGGTTGAGGCCCAGGCCATAAAAATGGCAATGGGCATCTATCAGGCCCGGAATGATGGTCTTACCATTCGCATCAACAACCTGCTCTGAAGTGTACGTATCCAATATACTTTCTGAAGTTGAAACCGTTACGAATTTTCCATCCCGAACGGCAAAGGCCGAAGCTTTTGAAAAGGTGCTGTCCACGGTATGGATTGTGGCATTATGGACTATTAGGTCTACTTGTTCTTTGGTACTGCAAGACCATAGCAGCGCTAGAAAAATGGCAAAAATTGAGACTCGCATGTATTAAAGTGATTTGCCATTAAAGGTACACAATTGTGTCATTAAACCTAACGGCATCAGCTCTGGTGGCTCTCTTTGTTCAATAGATATTCTTCGACCAATCCGTGCACAGTTTCTTCGGAAAGCGGCTTGTTCTTAAAGCCCTTGACCAAATCGTACTCCACTAATTTAAGTTGGTCGTCAGGGTTAAGCGACATGCTCAGCATGATTACCATGGTGTGTTGTAAATAGTGCCTGTCCAGTTGGCCATATTCTTCCATGAACTCCCAGCCCGACATTTTGGGCATGTTGACATCCAACAATAAAATTTCGGGGAGTTGTTTTCGCTTTTCAATCAGTTCAGACAAGAAATTCAACGCTGCCCGGCCATCTCTATACGCATGTATTTCTTGAAAACAACCAGCTTTTTTGAGAATGATGGTGTTGATGTAATTGGTTACTTCATCATCGTCGATTAAAAGAACAGATTTGAGTTTTTTCACTTTGGGCAAACAGTTTTAAACAATACAATTGGTTAGAAAACAGAGCAAAATATACAACAATTGGCAAAAATCTAATGGTCATCTTCGAATGAGGTCATCACAAACTCGACCCTTCTATTTTTCTTTCTTCCCTTTTCAGAAAAATCATTTACAACAGGCAAGTCTTCACCATGACCTTCCCAAGAAATCCTGTTTTTATCCAAACCCAGTTCTTGCAGGTACTTGGCCACGGTCCACGCCCGTCGTGACGACAGGTATTTGTTATAAGGGTCAGAGCCCAATTCATCGGTATGCCCATTGATGGTGAGCAAAAGCTTGGGATGTTTTTTAAGGTGCGTATAAATTTTTCTGATGTCTTTCTTCCCTTCCTCTGTCAAATCAAAATTATCGAACTCGAACAATAACTGGTTTAAGACGAAAGGTTTGTTCAATTCGTAGCGCTCATCTCTGAGGTAGGTAACATTGACTTCGTCAAGATAGTAATAAGATGTTTCAACGGGCTTGTTCTCATCAGTCTCCAACCGTATTTTCTTAGATGCCTTGTTGTTCTTGAAGTTGCCGACAACAATATATTTTTCGTAGCCCTTGGCCACAAAATCAACCGAGGCCTCGGTCCACTTTCCACTATCGTACAAAACACCATCGATTTCTAGATTTACATATGAGTAACGTTCGATGTTGAACCGCTCTAATCTGGGTGGTGACAAATTCTGATTGATGTCTGCCTGTATTTGTTCTTTGGTAAACAATACCGTTAGCTCTTGCATGGCCAGCACAGAGCTTTCTGCAAGACTTGATTGTAGCGATATTCGGTAGAGCTTGCCTTTTTGCAAGGGTTCGCTCAATTCAAATTGGATATACTCTCGATAATCGTTCGGGGCATATAGGTGTAACCCTGCATACCCTTTGCCCTTGAAAGGCTTCTGTTCTCCTTTGAAGTTTTTGGGAATACCCATATCGCCCACACCACACTCATTGAAATAATCTGTGGTGCCCTTGGTCGGGGTCGTCAGAGACTTAATGTCTATGGCAAGGTTGCTCATCTCTTGCGGACATGAGACATACTCTTCAAATCCACCATTGACGACCAAGTTTTGGGCATTGGCCAAAACAGGCAACAAGAAAATAAAAGCTAGTGAAATATTGCGAATCTCCCGAACCA
This portion of the Flagellimonas lutaonensis genome encodes:
- a CDS encoding response regulator, whose product is MKKLKSVLLIDDDEVTNYINTIILKKAGCFQEIHAYRDGRAALNFLSELIEKRKQLPEILLLDVNMPKMSGWEFMEEYGQLDRHYLQHTMVIMLSMSLNPDDQLKLVEYDLVKGFKNKPLSEETVHGLVEEYLLNKESHQS
- a CDS encoding OmpA family protein; translation: MMVREIRNISLAFIFLLPVLANAQNLVVNGGFEEYVSCPQEMSNLAIDIKSLTTPTKGTTDYFNECGVGDMGIPKNFKGEQKPFKGKGYAGLHLYAPNDYREYIQFELSEPLQKGKLYRISLQSSLAESSVLAMQELTVLFTKEQIQADINQNLSPPRLERFNIERYSYVNLEIDGVLYDSGKWTEASVDFVAKGYEKYIVVGNFKNNKASKKIRLETDENKPVETSYYYLDEVNVTYLRDERYELNKPFVLNQLLFEFDNFDLTEEGKKDIRKIYTHLKKHPKLLLTINGHTDELGSDPYNKYLSSRRAWTVAKYLQELGLDKNRISWEGHGEDLPVVNDFSEKGRKKNRRVEFVMTSFEDDH